The Hirundo rustica isolate bHirRus1 chromosome 29, bHirRus1.pri.v3, whole genome shotgun sequence genome window below encodes:
- the ARNT gene encoding aryl hydrocarbon receptor nuclear translocator isoform X4, whose product MAATAASAEMASDVSSLGAAVGSGNSGSGAQAGGAQRPSKRRPGLDFDDDGEGNSKFLRCDDDPMPNDKERFARENHSEIERRRRNKMTAYITELSDMVPTCSALARKPDKLTILRMAVSHMKSLRGTGNTSTDGTYKPSFLTDQELKHLILEAADGFLFIVSCETGRVVYVSDSVTPVLNQPQSEWFGSTLYEQVHPDDVGKLREQLSTSENALTEGTKPWCLSTKDAAAPPENASKGRILDLKTGTVKKEGQQSMRMCMGSRRSFICRMRCGNSSVDPVAVNRLSFMRNRCRNGLGAAKDGEPHYVVVHCTGYIKAWPPAGVSLPDDDPDAGQGSKFCLVAIGRLQVTSSPNCTDMNNVCQPTEFISRHNTEGIFTFIDHRCVATVGYQPQELLGKDIVDFCHPEDQQLLRDSFQQGPAQCCRTRSGGGFLALLSLLLFLRALDLVAGQVVKLKGQVLSVMFRFRSKNREWLWMRTSSFTFQNPYSDEIEYIICTNTNVKNSSQESRPALANSMPRPQLGQSINLPLDMGTAPLPSRQQQQPPQAELEVGPARESLAGYEHSQVPVQPVSAAGPEHSKPLEKAESLFSQERDPRFGEIFPGISTDQNKAIPASTMPANPPLFAQGNTFTAARPAENFRSSSMVPPVNIIQQQPSPSGRILPQISRHSTPAQVSGTTWAPGTRPVFTAQQVASQAVKTRPPSFGMGTFQGTPSSFSSMAAPGSTASPTTVPYPALASRGTGFTATEAAQTPAPFQPRAADAVGMWPQWQGQHHGPGSGEQHVQQPQPSQPEVFPDMLTMLGDQGPNYNNEEFPELNIFPSFSE is encoded by the exons GGAGAACCACAGCGAGATCGAGCGCAGGAGGAGGAACAAGATGACCGCCTACATCACGGAGCTGTCGGACATGGTGCCCACGTGCAGCGCCCTGGCCCGCAAGCCGGACAAGCTGACCATCCTGCGCATGGCCGTGTCCCACATGAAATCCCTGCGTGGCACTGGCAACACCTCCACAGACGGCACCTACAAACCCTCCTTTCTCACCGACCAG GAACTCAAACACCTGATCCTGGAGGCGGCCGACGGCTTCCTGTTCATCGTGTCCTGCGAGACGGGGCGCGTGGTCTACGTGTCGGACTCGGTGACGCCGGTGCTGAACCAGCCGCAGTCGGAGTGGTTCGGCAGCACCTTGTACGAGCAGGTGCACCCCGACGACGTGGGCAAGCTGCGGGAGCAGCTCTCCACCTCCGAGAACGCCCTGACAG AGGGAACCAAGCCCTGGTGCCTTTCTACCAAGGATGCTGCAGCTCCCCCCGAGAATGCATCTAAAG gtCGTATCCTCGATTTGAAGACGGGGACTGTGAAGAAGGAAGGGCAGCAGTCCATGAGGATGTGCATGGGCTCCCGGAGATCTTTCATCTGCCGGATGAG GTGCGGCAACAGCTCTGTGGATCCGGTCGCCGTCAATCGTCTCAGCTTCATGAGGAATCGCTGCAG GAATGGTTTAGGTGCAGCCAAGGATGGAGAACCTCACTACGTCGTCGTGCACTGCACGGGCTACATCAAGGCCTGGCCCCCGGCAG GTGTTTCCCTGCCTGACGATGACCCCGACGCTGGCCAGGGCAGCAAATTCTGCCTCGTGGCCATTGGCAGGCTCCAG GTGACCAGCTCCCCCAACTGCACAGACATGAACAACGTCTGCCAGCCCACAGAATTCATCTCCCGACACAACACCGAAGGAATTTTCACCTTCATCGACCACCGGTGCGTGGCCACCGTGGGTTACCAGCCCCAG GAACTTTTGGGGAAGGACATTGTGGATTTCTGCCATCCAGAAGACCAGCAGCTTTTACGGGACAGTTTCCAGCAG GGCCCAGCCCAGTGCTGCAGAACCCGCAGTGGAGGTGGTTTTCTTGCCCTGTTGTCGTTACTGTTATTTCTGAGGGCCTTGGACTTGGTGGCAGGGCAG gtggtGAAGTTAAAAGGCCAGGTTCTGTCAGTCATGTTCCGTTTCCGATCCAAGAACCGGGAATGGCTGTGGATGAGAACCAGCTCGTTCACCTTCCAGAACCCCTACTCAGATGAGATCGAGTACATCATCTGCACCAACACCAACGTCAA GAACTCGAGCCAGGAGTCCCGGCCTGCCCTGGCAAACTCCATGCCAAGGCctcagctggggcagagcaTCAACCTTCCCCTGGACatgggcacagccccactgccctcAAG gcagcagcagcagccaccgcaggcagagctggaagtgGGCCCAGCAAGGGAGAGCTTGGCTGGGTACGAGCACTCTCAG gTGCCCGTGCAGCCCGTGAGCGCCGCCGGCCCCGAGCACAGCAAGCCCCTGGAGAAAGCCGAGAGCCTCTTCAGCCAGGAGCGGGACCCACGCTTCGGGGAGATCTTCCCTGGCATCAGCACAG ATCAGAACAAAGccatccctgccagcaccaTGCCGGCCAACCCGCCCCTCTTCGCCCAGGGAAACACCTTCACTGCTGCACGGCCTGCTGAGAACTTCAG gagcagcagcatggtGCCTCCAGTGAACatcatccagcagcagccctctCCCTCCGGCCGGATCTTACCCCAGATCTCCCGCCACTCCACCCCAGCTCAGGTCAGCGGGACCACCTGGGCTCCAGGGACACGGCCGGTGTTCACAGCCCAG CAAGTGGCGTCCCAGGCGGTGAAGACCCGGCCTCCTTCCTTCGGCATGGGGACATTCCAGGGCACGCCGTCCTCCTTCAGCTCCATGGCAGCGCCGGGATCGACGGCTTCTCCCACCACGGTGCCGTACCCGGCCCTGGCCAGCCGTGGCACAGGCTTCA CAGCCACGGAGGCAGCGCAGACCCCGGCCCCGTtccagccccgcgccgccgaCGCCGTGGGAATGTGGCCGCAGTGGCAGGGGCAGCACCACGGCCCGGGATCCGGCGAGCAGCAcgtgcagcagccccagcccagccagcccgAGGTCTTCCCA GACATGCTGACCATGCTGGGGGACCAAGGGCCCAACTACAACAACGAAGAATTCCCGGAGCTGAAcatattcccttctttttccGAATAA
- the ARNT gene encoding aryl hydrocarbon receptor nuclear translocator isoform X11 yields the protein MAATAASAEMASDVSSLGAAVGSGNSGSGAQAGGAQRPSKRRPGLDFDDDGEGNSKFLRCDDDPMPNDKERFARENHSEIERRRRNKMTAYITELSDMVPTCSALARKPDKLTILRMAVSHMKSLRGTGNTSTDGTYKPSFLTDQELKHLILEAADGFLFIVSCETGRVVYVSDSVTPVLNQPQSEWFGSTLYEQVHPDDVGKLREQLSTSENALTGRILDLKTGTVKKEGQQSMRMCMGSRRSFICRMRCGNSSVDPVAVNRLSFMRNRCRNGLGAAKDGEPHYVVVHCTGYIKAWPPAGVSLPDDDPDAGQGSKFCLVAIGRLQVTSSPNCTDMNNVCQPTEFISRHNTEGIFTFIDHRCVATVGYQPQELLGKDIVDFCHPEDQQLLRDSFQQVVKLKGQVLSVMFRFRSKNREWLWMRTSSFTFQNPYSDEIEYIICTNTNVKNSSQESRPALANSMPRPQLGQSINLPLDMGTAPLPSRQQQQPPQAELEVGPARESLAGYEHSQVPVQPVSAAGPEHSKPLEKAESLFSQERDPRFGEIFPGISTDQNKAIPASTMPANPPLFAQGNTFTAARPAENFRSSSMVPPVNIIQQQPSPSGRILPQISRHSTPAQVSGTTWAPGTRPVFTAQQVASQAVKTRPPSFGMGTFQGTPSSFSSMAAPGSTASPTTVPYPALASRGTGFTATEAAQTPAPFQPRAADAVGMWPQWQGQHHGPGSGEQHVQQPQPSQPEVFPDMLTMLGDQGPNYNNEEFPELNIFPSFSE from the exons GGAGAACCACAGCGAGATCGAGCGCAGGAGGAGGAACAAGATGACCGCCTACATCACGGAGCTGTCGGACATGGTGCCCACGTGCAGCGCCCTGGCCCGCAAGCCGGACAAGCTGACCATCCTGCGCATGGCCGTGTCCCACATGAAATCCCTGCGTGGCACTGGCAACACCTCCACAGACGGCACCTACAAACCCTCCTTTCTCACCGACCAG GAACTCAAACACCTGATCCTGGAGGCGGCCGACGGCTTCCTGTTCATCGTGTCCTGCGAGACGGGGCGCGTGGTCTACGTGTCGGACTCGGTGACGCCGGTGCTGAACCAGCCGCAGTCGGAGTGGTTCGGCAGCACCTTGTACGAGCAGGTGCACCCCGACGACGTGGGCAAGCTGCGGGAGCAGCTCTCCACCTCCGAGAACGCCCTGACAG gtCGTATCCTCGATTTGAAGACGGGGACTGTGAAGAAGGAAGGGCAGCAGTCCATGAGGATGTGCATGGGCTCCCGGAGATCTTTCATCTGCCGGATGAG GTGCGGCAACAGCTCTGTGGATCCGGTCGCCGTCAATCGTCTCAGCTTCATGAGGAATCGCTGCAG GAATGGTTTAGGTGCAGCCAAGGATGGAGAACCTCACTACGTCGTCGTGCACTGCACGGGCTACATCAAGGCCTGGCCCCCGGCAG GTGTTTCCCTGCCTGACGATGACCCCGACGCTGGCCAGGGCAGCAAATTCTGCCTCGTGGCCATTGGCAGGCTCCAG GTGACCAGCTCCCCCAACTGCACAGACATGAACAACGTCTGCCAGCCCACAGAATTCATCTCCCGACACAACACCGAAGGAATTTTCACCTTCATCGACCACCGGTGCGTGGCCACCGTGGGTTACCAGCCCCAG GAACTTTTGGGGAAGGACATTGTGGATTTCTGCCATCCAGAAGACCAGCAGCTTTTACGGGACAGTTTCCAGCAG gtggtGAAGTTAAAAGGCCAGGTTCTGTCAGTCATGTTCCGTTTCCGATCCAAGAACCGGGAATGGCTGTGGATGAGAACCAGCTCGTTCACCTTCCAGAACCCCTACTCAGATGAGATCGAGTACATCATCTGCACCAACACCAACGTCAA GAACTCGAGCCAGGAGTCCCGGCCTGCCCTGGCAAACTCCATGCCAAGGCctcagctggggcagagcaTCAACCTTCCCCTGGACatgggcacagccccactgccctcAAG gcagcagcagcagccaccgcaggcagagctggaagtgGGCCCAGCAAGGGAGAGCTTGGCTGGGTACGAGCACTCTCAG gTGCCCGTGCAGCCCGTGAGCGCCGCCGGCCCCGAGCACAGCAAGCCCCTGGAGAAAGCCGAGAGCCTCTTCAGCCAGGAGCGGGACCCACGCTTCGGGGAGATCTTCCCTGGCATCAGCACAG ATCAGAACAAAGccatccctgccagcaccaTGCCGGCCAACCCGCCCCTCTTCGCCCAGGGAAACACCTTCACTGCTGCACGGCCTGCTGAGAACTTCAG gagcagcagcatggtGCCTCCAGTGAACatcatccagcagcagccctctCCCTCCGGCCGGATCTTACCCCAGATCTCCCGCCACTCCACCCCAGCTCAGGTCAGCGGGACCACCTGGGCTCCAGGGACACGGCCGGTGTTCACAGCCCAG CAAGTGGCGTCCCAGGCGGTGAAGACCCGGCCTCCTTCCTTCGGCATGGGGACATTCCAGGGCACGCCGTCCTCCTTCAGCTCCATGGCAGCGCCGGGATCGACGGCTTCTCCCACCACGGTGCCGTACCCGGCCCTGGCCAGCCGTGGCACAGGCTTCA CAGCCACGGAGGCAGCGCAGACCCCGGCCCCGTtccagccccgcgccgccgaCGCCGTGGGAATGTGGCCGCAGTGGCAGGGGCAGCACCACGGCCCGGGATCCGGCGAGCAGCAcgtgcagcagccccagcccagccagcccgAGGTCTTCCCA GACATGCTGACCATGCTGGGGGACCAAGGGCCCAACTACAACAACGAAGAATTCCCGGAGCTGAAcatattcccttctttttccGAATAA
- the ARNT gene encoding aryl hydrocarbon receptor nuclear translocator isoform X3, with protein sequence MASDVSSLGAAVGSGNSGSGAQAGGAQRPSKRRPGLDFDDDGEGNSKFLRCDDDPMPNDKERFARSDDEQSSADKERLARENHSEIERRRRNKMTAYITELSDMVPTCSALARKPDKLTILRMAVSHMKSLRGTGNTSTDGTYKPSFLTDQELKHLILEAADGFLFIVSCETGRVVYVSDSVTPVLNQPQSEWFGSTLYEQVHPDDVGKLREQLSTSENALTEGTKPWCLSTKDAAAPPENASKGRILDLKTGTVKKEGQQSMRMCMGSRRSFICRMRCGNSSVDPVAVNRLSFMRNRCRNGLGAAKDGEPHYVVVHCTGYIKAWPPAGVSLPDDDPDAGQGSKFCLVAIGRLQVTSSPNCTDMNNVCQPTEFISRHNTEGIFTFIDHRCVATVGYQPQELLGKDIVDFCHPEDQQLLRDSFQQGPAQCCRTRSGGGFLALLSLLLFLRALDLVAGQVVKLKGQVLSVMFRFRSKNREWLWMRTSSFTFQNPYSDEIEYIICTNTNVKNSSQESRPALANSMPRPQLGQSINLPLDMGTAPLPSRQQQQPPQAELEVGPARESLAGYEHSQVPVQPVSAAGPEHSKPLEKAESLFSQERDPRFGEIFPGISTDQNKAIPASTMPANPPLFAQGNTFTAARPAENFRSSSMVPPVNIIQQQPSPSGRILPQISRHSTPAQVSGTTWAPGTRPVFTAQQVASQAVKTRPPSFGMGTFQGTPSSFSSMAAPGSTASPTTVPYPALASRGTGFTATEAAQTPAPFQPRAADAVGMWPQWQGQHHGPGSGEQHVQQPQPSQPEVFPDMLTMLGDQGPNYNNEEFPELNIFPSFSE encoded by the exons gtctGATGATGAGCAGAGTTCAGCGGATAAGGAGAGACTTGCCAG GGAGAACCACAGCGAGATCGAGCGCAGGAGGAGGAACAAGATGACCGCCTACATCACGGAGCTGTCGGACATGGTGCCCACGTGCAGCGCCCTGGCCCGCAAGCCGGACAAGCTGACCATCCTGCGCATGGCCGTGTCCCACATGAAATCCCTGCGTGGCACTGGCAACACCTCCACAGACGGCACCTACAAACCCTCCTTTCTCACCGACCAG GAACTCAAACACCTGATCCTGGAGGCGGCCGACGGCTTCCTGTTCATCGTGTCCTGCGAGACGGGGCGCGTGGTCTACGTGTCGGACTCGGTGACGCCGGTGCTGAACCAGCCGCAGTCGGAGTGGTTCGGCAGCACCTTGTACGAGCAGGTGCACCCCGACGACGTGGGCAAGCTGCGGGAGCAGCTCTCCACCTCCGAGAACGCCCTGACAG AGGGAACCAAGCCCTGGTGCCTTTCTACCAAGGATGCTGCAGCTCCCCCCGAGAATGCATCTAAAG gtCGTATCCTCGATTTGAAGACGGGGACTGTGAAGAAGGAAGGGCAGCAGTCCATGAGGATGTGCATGGGCTCCCGGAGATCTTTCATCTGCCGGATGAG GTGCGGCAACAGCTCTGTGGATCCGGTCGCCGTCAATCGTCTCAGCTTCATGAGGAATCGCTGCAG GAATGGTTTAGGTGCAGCCAAGGATGGAGAACCTCACTACGTCGTCGTGCACTGCACGGGCTACATCAAGGCCTGGCCCCCGGCAG GTGTTTCCCTGCCTGACGATGACCCCGACGCTGGCCAGGGCAGCAAATTCTGCCTCGTGGCCATTGGCAGGCTCCAG GTGACCAGCTCCCCCAACTGCACAGACATGAACAACGTCTGCCAGCCCACAGAATTCATCTCCCGACACAACACCGAAGGAATTTTCACCTTCATCGACCACCGGTGCGTGGCCACCGTGGGTTACCAGCCCCAG GAACTTTTGGGGAAGGACATTGTGGATTTCTGCCATCCAGAAGACCAGCAGCTTTTACGGGACAGTTTCCAGCAG GGCCCAGCCCAGTGCTGCAGAACCCGCAGTGGAGGTGGTTTTCTTGCCCTGTTGTCGTTACTGTTATTTCTGAGGGCCTTGGACTTGGTGGCAGGGCAG gtggtGAAGTTAAAAGGCCAGGTTCTGTCAGTCATGTTCCGTTTCCGATCCAAGAACCGGGAATGGCTGTGGATGAGAACCAGCTCGTTCACCTTCCAGAACCCCTACTCAGATGAGATCGAGTACATCATCTGCACCAACACCAACGTCAA GAACTCGAGCCAGGAGTCCCGGCCTGCCCTGGCAAACTCCATGCCAAGGCctcagctggggcagagcaTCAACCTTCCCCTGGACatgggcacagccccactgccctcAAG gcagcagcagcagccaccgcaggcagagctggaagtgGGCCCAGCAAGGGAGAGCTTGGCTGGGTACGAGCACTCTCAG gTGCCCGTGCAGCCCGTGAGCGCCGCCGGCCCCGAGCACAGCAAGCCCCTGGAGAAAGCCGAGAGCCTCTTCAGCCAGGAGCGGGACCCACGCTTCGGGGAGATCTTCCCTGGCATCAGCACAG ATCAGAACAAAGccatccctgccagcaccaTGCCGGCCAACCCGCCCCTCTTCGCCCAGGGAAACACCTTCACTGCTGCACGGCCTGCTGAGAACTTCAG gagcagcagcatggtGCCTCCAGTGAACatcatccagcagcagccctctCCCTCCGGCCGGATCTTACCCCAGATCTCCCGCCACTCCACCCCAGCTCAGGTCAGCGGGACCACCTGGGCTCCAGGGACACGGCCGGTGTTCACAGCCCAG CAAGTGGCGTCCCAGGCGGTGAAGACCCGGCCTCCTTCCTTCGGCATGGGGACATTCCAGGGCACGCCGTCCTCCTTCAGCTCCATGGCAGCGCCGGGATCGACGGCTTCTCCCACCACGGTGCCGTACCCGGCCCTGGCCAGCCGTGGCACAGGCTTCA CAGCCACGGAGGCAGCGCAGACCCCGGCCCCGTtccagccccgcgccgccgaCGCCGTGGGAATGTGGCCGCAGTGGCAGGGGCAGCACCACGGCCCGGGATCCGGCGAGCAGCAcgtgcagcagccccagcccagccagcccgAGGTCTTCCCA GACATGCTGACCATGCTGGGGGACCAAGGGCCCAACTACAACAACGAAGAATTCCCGGAGCTGAAcatattcccttctttttccGAATAA
- the ARNT gene encoding aryl hydrocarbon receptor nuclear translocator isoform X5: MAATAASAEMASDVSSLGAAVGSGNSGSGAQAGGAQRPSKRRPGLDFDDDGEGNSKFLRCDDDPMPNDKERFARSDDEQSSADKERLARENHSEIERRRRNKMTAYITELSDMVPTCSALARKPDKLTILRMAVSHMKSLRGTGNTSTDGTYKPSFLTDQELKHLILEAADGFLFIVSCETGRVVYVSDSVTPVLNQPQSEWFGSTLYEQVHPDDVGKLREQLSTSENALTEGTKPWCLSTKDAAAPPENASKGRILDLKTGTVKKEGQQSMRMCMGSRRSFICRMRCGNSSVDPVAVNRLSFMRNRCRNGLGAAKDGEPHYVVVHCTGYIKAWPPAGVSLPDDDPDAGQGSKFCLVAIGRLQVTSSPNCTDMNNVCQPTEFISRHNTEGIFTFIDHRCVATVGYQPQELLGKDIVDFCHPEDQQLLRDSFQQGPAQCCRTRSGGGFLALLSLLLFLRALDLVAGQVVKLKGQVLSVMFRFRSKNREWLWMRTSSFTFQNPYSDEIEYIICTNTNVKNSSQESRPALANSMPRPQLGQSINLPLDMGTAPLPSRQQQQPPQAELEVGPARESLAGYEHSQVPVQPVSAAGPEHSKPLEKAESLFSQERDPRFGEIFPGISTDQNKAIPASTMPANPPLFAQGNTFTAARPAENFRSSSMVPPVNIIQQQPSPSGRILPQISRHSTPAQQVASQAVKTRPPSFGMGTFQGTPSSFSSMAAPGSTASPTTVPYPALASRGTGFTATEAAQTPAPFQPRAADAVGMWPQWQGQHHGPGSGEQHVQQPQPSQPEVFPDMLTMLGDQGPNYNNEEFPELNIFPSFSE; the protein is encoded by the exons gtctGATGATGAGCAGAGTTCAGCGGATAAGGAGAGACTTGCCAG GGAGAACCACAGCGAGATCGAGCGCAGGAGGAGGAACAAGATGACCGCCTACATCACGGAGCTGTCGGACATGGTGCCCACGTGCAGCGCCCTGGCCCGCAAGCCGGACAAGCTGACCATCCTGCGCATGGCCGTGTCCCACATGAAATCCCTGCGTGGCACTGGCAACACCTCCACAGACGGCACCTACAAACCCTCCTTTCTCACCGACCAG GAACTCAAACACCTGATCCTGGAGGCGGCCGACGGCTTCCTGTTCATCGTGTCCTGCGAGACGGGGCGCGTGGTCTACGTGTCGGACTCGGTGACGCCGGTGCTGAACCAGCCGCAGTCGGAGTGGTTCGGCAGCACCTTGTACGAGCAGGTGCACCCCGACGACGTGGGCAAGCTGCGGGAGCAGCTCTCCACCTCCGAGAACGCCCTGACAG AGGGAACCAAGCCCTGGTGCCTTTCTACCAAGGATGCTGCAGCTCCCCCCGAGAATGCATCTAAAG gtCGTATCCTCGATTTGAAGACGGGGACTGTGAAGAAGGAAGGGCAGCAGTCCATGAGGATGTGCATGGGCTCCCGGAGATCTTTCATCTGCCGGATGAG GTGCGGCAACAGCTCTGTGGATCCGGTCGCCGTCAATCGTCTCAGCTTCATGAGGAATCGCTGCAG GAATGGTTTAGGTGCAGCCAAGGATGGAGAACCTCACTACGTCGTCGTGCACTGCACGGGCTACATCAAGGCCTGGCCCCCGGCAG GTGTTTCCCTGCCTGACGATGACCCCGACGCTGGCCAGGGCAGCAAATTCTGCCTCGTGGCCATTGGCAGGCTCCAG GTGACCAGCTCCCCCAACTGCACAGACATGAACAACGTCTGCCAGCCCACAGAATTCATCTCCCGACACAACACCGAAGGAATTTTCACCTTCATCGACCACCGGTGCGTGGCCACCGTGGGTTACCAGCCCCAG GAACTTTTGGGGAAGGACATTGTGGATTTCTGCCATCCAGAAGACCAGCAGCTTTTACGGGACAGTTTCCAGCAG GGCCCAGCCCAGTGCTGCAGAACCCGCAGTGGAGGTGGTTTTCTTGCCCTGTTGTCGTTACTGTTATTTCTGAGGGCCTTGGACTTGGTGGCAGGGCAG gtggtGAAGTTAAAAGGCCAGGTTCTGTCAGTCATGTTCCGTTTCCGATCCAAGAACCGGGAATGGCTGTGGATGAGAACCAGCTCGTTCACCTTCCAGAACCCCTACTCAGATGAGATCGAGTACATCATCTGCACCAACACCAACGTCAA GAACTCGAGCCAGGAGTCCCGGCCTGCCCTGGCAAACTCCATGCCAAGGCctcagctggggcagagcaTCAACCTTCCCCTGGACatgggcacagccccactgccctcAAG gcagcagcagcagccaccgcaggcagagctggaagtgGGCCCAGCAAGGGAGAGCTTGGCTGGGTACGAGCACTCTCAG gTGCCCGTGCAGCCCGTGAGCGCCGCCGGCCCCGAGCACAGCAAGCCCCTGGAGAAAGCCGAGAGCCTCTTCAGCCAGGAGCGGGACCCACGCTTCGGGGAGATCTTCCCTGGCATCAGCACAG ATCAGAACAAAGccatccctgccagcaccaTGCCGGCCAACCCGCCCCTCTTCGCCCAGGGAAACACCTTCACTGCTGCACGGCCTGCTGAGAACTTCAG gagcagcagcatggtGCCTCCAGTGAACatcatccagcagcagccctctCCCTCCGGCCGGATCTTACCCCAGATCTCCCGCCACTCCACCCCAGCTCAG CAAGTGGCGTCCCAGGCGGTGAAGACCCGGCCTCCTTCCTTCGGCATGGGGACATTCCAGGGCACGCCGTCCTCCTTCAGCTCCATGGCAGCGCCGGGATCGACGGCTTCTCCCACCACGGTGCCGTACCCGGCCCTGGCCAGCCGTGGCACAGGCTTCA CAGCCACGGAGGCAGCGCAGACCCCGGCCCCGTtccagccccgcgccgccgaCGCCGTGGGAATGTGGCCGCAGTGGCAGGGGCAGCACCACGGCCCGGGATCCGGCGAGCAGCAcgtgcagcagccccagcccagccagcccgAGGTCTTCCCA GACATGCTGACCATGCTGGGGGACCAAGGGCCCAACTACAACAACGAAGAATTCCCGGAGCTGAAcatattcccttctttttccGAATAA